A window from Aerococcus sp. Group 1 encodes these proteins:
- a CDS encoding CtsR family transcriptional regulator, whose amino-acid sequence MSNRNMSDIIEAYLKEVLQDTERVEIRRSEIADRFECVPSQINYVINTRFTPKQGYQVESKRGGGGYIRIMKLNIIDDADYIDNMISLVGNDISLRDAVSILTNLMKNELLSESEAAIMHSAIDKQVMSNFKSPDRVRAVILRNMLEHLKYH is encoded by the coding sequence ATGAGCAACCGGAATATGTCAGATATTATTGAGGCCTATCTCAAAGAGGTGCTTCAAGATACTGAACGGGTCGAAATCAGACGGAGTGAAATTGCTGACCGCTTTGAGTGCGTGCCTTCCCAGATTAATTATGTGATTAATACGCGTTTTACCCCCAAGCAAGGCTATCAAGTCGAAAGTAAACGGGGTGGTGGTGGCTATATCAGAATTATGAAATTGAATATTATCGACGATGCGGACTATATCGATAATATGATTAGCCTAGTAGGCAACGACATTTCCTTGCGCGATGCTGTATCAATTCTCACCAATTTGATGAAGAATGAGCTGCTCAGCGAGAGCGAGGCCGCTATTATGCACTCAGCCATTGACAAGCAAGTCATGTCTAATTTCAAATCCCCGGACCGTGTCCGCGCAGTGATACTTAGGAACATGCTAGAACATTTGAAATATCACTAA
- a CDS encoding cation diffusion facilitator family transporter: protein METLYRIVGIESQSQYDWLAHQIQDLNQDKGFAIELDKDIVRLHRQEELLYLRRFLAFEQFSLVALDPAELELDKAKQLRFKNTQETAKKMRIVLILNAFFTVFEAFFGWALNSAAILSDAVHDSGDVLAIAIAWFFEKISDREADNRYSYGYRRFSLLGGLITAVFLLFGSAFILITSIPKLFNPEPVHVTGMFWVAIFAVVVNGYCSWMMHKGQSANEQLLNLHLLEDVLGWVAILILSVVLRFTNWYFLDPLLSILTAVWIISQSFPRFLNISKIFLQAVPEGIDPQVIGQQILALDDDIDGLSHLHIWSTDGEQHMASVTVLTCRLTADEQEDLKQKIRSLVAKYNINHITIDTVYDPDHFIQRESSQHN from the coding sequence ATGGAAACACTTTACAGGATTGTCGGTATCGAAAGTCAAAGCCAATATGATTGGCTGGCCCATCAAATCCAAGACCTTAACCAGGACAAGGGCTTTGCGATTGAATTGGACAAGGATATTGTCCGTTTGCACCGCCAGGAAGAATTACTTTACCTACGTCGCTTTTTAGCCTTTGAACAGTTCTCCCTGGTCGCTCTTGACCCAGCAGAGTTGGAATTAGATAAGGCCAAACAACTTCGTTTTAAGAATACCCAGGAAACGGCCAAGAAGATGCGCATAGTTCTCATCTTAAATGCCTTCTTTACCGTCTTTGAGGCCTTCTTTGGTTGGGCCCTAAACAGTGCGGCCATCCTATCTGATGCTGTCCACGACTCGGGAGACGTTCTAGCCATTGCTATTGCCTGGTTTTTTGAAAAAATTTCTGACCGTGAAGCTGATAACCGCTATTCCTACGGTTACCGCCGCTTTTCCCTCTTAGGGGGACTGATTACAGCGGTCTTTCTATTATTCGGATCGGCCTTTATTTTAATCACTTCGATTCCTAAGCTTTTTAATCCTGAACCGGTTCATGTGACGGGAATGTTCTGGGTAGCCATTTTCGCAGTGGTGGTTAATGGTTACTGCTCTTGGATGATGCATAAGGGTCAGTCAGCCAATGAACAATTACTCAACCTCCACCTCCTAGAAGATGTCCTCGGCTGGGTAGCCATCTTGATTCTTTCAGTGGTCTTACGCTTTACCAATTGGTATTTCCTTGACCCACTCTTGTCGATTCTGACTGCGGTTTGGATTATCAGCCAAAGTTTCCCACGTTTCCTTAATATTTCTAAGATTTTCCTCCAAGCGGTTCCTGAAGGCATCGACCCCCAAGTCATTGGTCAACAAATCTTAGCCTTAGACGATGATATTGATGGTTTGTCCCACTTACATATCTGGTCAACTGATGGGGAACAACATATGGCCAGTGTCACCGTCCTGACTTGTCGCTTAACCGCTGATGAACAAGAAGACCTCAAACAAAAAATCCGCTCCTTAGTGGCAAAATATAATATAAATCATATAACCATTGACACGGTTTACGATCCTGACCACTTTATCCAAAGAGAAAGTAGCCAACATAACTAG
- a CDS encoding ATP-dependent Clp protease ATP-binding subunit, whose translation MKDIYTEKAKTAIGFAKEEAEYFRHPAIGSEHMLLGLYRESEGVAHAVLSDYLPSYESLREEIEFVTGYGTSDSAKSQEDYVQFSPRMQDVLNQAKDLAKSMQASLIGTEHLLLALINEETLANRLLKNLDIDVNRLRSDVYQMLGQKEPVRNRTKKPLGKQSKSKTPTLDSIAKDLTQAAKDGKLDPVIGRQQEMRRLMQVLSRRTKNNPVLVGEPGVGKTAIVEALAIQMSQQQVPENMLDKRLMVLDIGSLVAGTKYRGEFEDRMKHLIEEIEDQGNIILFIDEIHTIIGAGGAEGAIDASNLLKPALSRGQVQLIGATTLNEYQKYIEKDAALERRFAKILVEEPTLEETEEILKGIRPAYEKHHQVAIPDESITTCVRLSSRYLSDRFLPDKAIDVMDEAAATKRLDNPVANSGRRKKFQIEQELKRLNQEKEYHVRNQAFQKAAAVHAQQANLVRELSRLETDEGDQDNQDSYDLSLTSQDVQNLIHSWTGIPVQELSQSDNERLIHLEDRLHDRVKGQDEAVNAVARAIKRSRSGLGQRNRPIGSFMFLGPTGVGKTELAKTFAETLFGSEEALIRLDMSEYMEKYSSSRMIGSAPGYVGYEEGGQLTEKIRQHPYSIVLFDEIEKAHPDVFDLLLQVLDDGYITDSKGRMVDFRNTVVIMTSNIGATELRDEKLVGFGQDNQQKDYQSMKKRIMEALKKTFRPEFLNRVDEVIVFHALSQDNLKDIVRKFTDQISQQVEEQGLTLRFTNGAIKQLAKDGYDPEMGARPVRRLIQRQIEDALSDLLIEGKVQAGDSLQVGSRQGTFYIRTKHGDGSESQADLEKVEESLSLG comes from the coding sequence ATGAAAGACATCTATACTGAAAAAGCCAAGACCGCGATTGGATTTGCCAAAGAAGAAGCTGAATACTTCCGTCATCCAGCCATTGGTAGCGAGCATATGCTTTTGGGCTTATACCGCGAAAGTGAAGGTGTTGCTCATGCCGTTTTAAGCGATTACTTGCCAAGTTATGAGAGTCTTCGTGAAGAGATTGAATTTGTGACCGGCTACGGGACCAGCGATTCAGCCAAGAGCCAGGAAGACTATGTGCAGTTTTCCCCACGCATGCAAGACGTCTTGAACCAAGCCAAAGACTTGGCCAAGTCTATGCAGGCTTCCTTAATTGGTACCGAGCACTTATTACTCGCCCTCATCAATGAGGAAACCCTGGCCAACCGCCTGCTGAAAAATCTCGATATAGATGTTAATCGTTTGCGTAGTGATGTCTATCAGATGCTGGGACAAAAAGAACCAGTTAGGAACCGGACCAAAAAGCCGCTGGGTAAGCAAAGCAAAAGCAAGACCCCAACCTTGGACAGTATTGCTAAGGACCTGACCCAAGCCGCTAAGGACGGCAAGCTGGACCCTGTGATCGGTCGCCAGCAAGAAATGCGTCGGCTCATGCAGGTCTTAAGCCGTCGGACCAAGAATAACCCGGTCCTGGTTGGTGAACCTGGGGTCGGTAAGACCGCTATTGTCGAAGCCTTAGCCATCCAAATGAGCCAACAGCAAGTCCCAGAAAACATGCTGGATAAACGACTCATGGTCTTAGATATCGGCTCTTTAGTTGCTGGGACTAAGTACCGCGGTGAATTTGAAGACCGCATGAAGCATTTAATTGAAGAAATTGAAGACCAAGGTAATATTATTCTCTTTATCGATGAAATTCATACCATTATAGGGGCTGGGGGAGCTGAAGGAGCCATTGATGCCTCAAACCTCCTAAAACCTGCCCTCAGCCGGGGACAAGTTCAACTGATCGGGGCTACAACCCTCAACGAATATCAAAAATACATCGAAAAAGATGCTGCCTTGGAAAGACGTTTTGCTAAGATTTTAGTTGAAGAACCCACATTAGAGGAGACTGAAGAAATCCTTAAAGGGATCCGGCCTGCCTATGAAAAACATCACCAAGTCGCTATTCCTGATGAGAGCATTACCACCTGTGTGCGTTTAAGCTCCCGTTACTTATCGGACCGCTTCTTACCAGATAAGGCCATTGATGTTATGGACGAAGCGGCGGCTACTAAGCGGCTGGACAATCCAGTAGCCAATAGTGGTCGCCGGAAAAAATTCCAAATCGAACAGGAATTGAAGCGCCTCAACCAAGAAAAAGAATACCATGTCCGTAACCAGGCCTTTCAAAAGGCGGCCGCGGTCCATGCCCAACAAGCGAACCTAGTCAGAGAACTTAGTCGCTTGGAAACAGACGAAGGCGACCAGGACAATCAAGACAGCTACGACTTAAGTTTGACCAGTCAAGACGTGCAAAACTTGATTCATTCTTGGACCGGTATTCCAGTTCAAGAATTGAGTCAAAGTGATAATGAACGCTTGATCCACTTAGAAGACCGCCTCCATGACCGGGTCAAGGGACAAGATGAAGCGGTCAATGCGGTAGCCCGGGCCATTAAACGGTCGCGCAGTGGTTTGGGACAAAGAAACCGGCCCATCGGTTCCTTTATGTTCCTAGGGCCAACGGGAGTTGGGAAAACCGAATTGGCCAAGACCTTTGCCGAAACCCTTTTTGGTTCGGAAGAGGCTCTGATTCGTTTAGATATGTCTGAATACATGGAGAAATATTCTTCCAGCCGGATGATAGGGTCTGCACCCGGTTATGTTGGCTATGAAGAAGGGGGTCAACTGACCGAGAAAATTCGTCAACACCCCTATTCCATTGTCCTCTTCGATGAAATTGAAAAGGCCCATCCTGATGTCTTTGACCTCTTACTTCAAGTCCTTGATGACGGTTATATCACCGATAGTAAGGGTCGGATGGTGGACTTTAGAAATACGGTAGTCATCATGACCTCTAATATTGGGGCCACTGAATTACGGGATGAAAAACTGGTCGGCTTTGGCCAAGATAACCAACAAAAAGACTATCAAAGCATGAAGAAACGGATAATGGAAGCCTTGAAGAAGACCTTTAGACCGGAGTTTCTTAACCGGGTGGATGAAGTGATTGTCTTCCACGCCCTAAGTCAAGACAACTTGAAGGATATTGTCCGCAAATTTACCGACCAAATTAGCCAACAAGTGGAAGAACAAGGCTTGACCTTGCGCTTTACCAATGGGGCCATTAAGCAATTGGCTAAGGACGGTTATGACCCAGAAATGGGTGCCCGGCCCGTTCGCCGCCTCATCCAACGGCAAATTGAAGATGCTCTGAGTGACCTCTTGATTGAAGGAAAGGTCCAAGCTGGGGACAGCCTTCAAGTAGGCAGCCGCCAAGGCACTTTCTACATCCGTACTAAACATGGCGACGGCAGTGAAAGCCAGGCTGATCTGGAAAAAGTGGAGGAAAGCCTGTCCCTAGGATAG